Part of the Brassica oleracea var. oleracea cultivar TO1000 chromosome C8, BOL, whole genome shotgun sequence genome is shown below.
ATCTGTTGTCTTAGTTTGTCTCTTTCGTTGCTCTAATGCTCTGTGATTATTGTTGTTTAATTGTGTTCTTAAGATTGTTATCTTCTTCGCTTACATTATTATTTCTTTCAGGTTAACGAAACATGGAAAAAGATTATAGCTACAACCAGCCTTCTTCATCAGACGAGTATGACATAACCTCCCTTCTTCAAGCAGAAGCTGAAATGTACGCGGATGAAGCTGAGAGTAGCTACAATATTGCAGAGCCGGTTCAGTACCCACCTCAACCTGAGGCTGATGATGGAATCCCGACGACATGCTACTGTGGTGGTGAGCCTGTTGTTGCAACATCTTACACTCCTAAAGATCCAGGCAGAAGGTACTTCACGTGCGACAATGTTGATGATGGAGACTGCCATGTTAGAAAATGGTGGGATGTGGCGGTTATGGAGGAGATGAGTGACTTTCAGACACAACTTAGGCAGCTTAAGGATCAAGGTAATGAGAGTGAGGAGAAGCTGGTTAAGCTAGAGAAGACAGTGTGTGAGTTATCTAAGAAGAAATCAAGGGTTACAAATGGCTTTGAATTGGTTGTTTGTCTAATGGTTTGTGTATTAGTTTTAATAGGTTTGGTCGTCATGTTTCGGCCTGGTTAGTTTCTCTCCTTGTGCTTTTGATTGTTGTTTCTGCAATTTTTTAAAACTTTTGACTGTTTTATCTCATGTGTTTTCAGGAAGAGCTTCAAAGGCTTCAAACGCGAGTGTCTAACCTCGCGAGTGTCTGTAAGGTACTCTTCAAACAACTTCCTAGTCTCTTTTCTTTGAATAATAAAAACATATAATAGTCTATTTTCTTTGAATAATAAAAACATAAAACGTGAAAATGTTTATAAAAGCTAAAACTCATTTACTGTAAAACTTCATAACTGGTGAGATTTGATTGATGTTAAATGCTACTGAATTGCTTTCTACCTTCCTAACTCCTCAGATTTGATTGGGTTTAAATGTTATACTTAGTTAGAAATCGGTTCCCGAAGGCTTTGTGTTGCTAGTTGAGTACTTAGTCAGATTTGATTGGTGTTAAATGCTACTGGTTTGCTTTCTACCTTCCTAACTGCTCAGATTTTATTGGTTTTAAATGTTTCTTAGTTATATATCGCTTACTTAAGGCTCTGTGTTGCTAGTAGAGTGACACAGAGCATTCTCTAACCATGGATACCACCCACGGTTATGTTAACCTACTGAATAGTCAATCTTTAGTTGACCTAGATTCACTCGGACCTGCTTGGTTCAGTAGCCAATGTCCTGATGAGTCTGGTGTCAAGGAGAGGAGGAAATGATCTCCCAAAGAGGATAAAATCCTTATTAGTGCTTGGCTTAACACCAGTAAAGACCTTGTGGTCAGCAATGAGCAGAAAGCTGGTGCTTTCTGGAAGAGGATTCAAGACTACTACAACGCAAGCCCTCACCTGGTTGGGACAACACCTAGATAGCTTGTTCAGTGCTAGCAGAGGTGGGCTAGGATTAATGAGCAAGTCTGCAAGTTTGTTGGATGCTTTGATGCGGCCCTGAGGGAGCAGAGAAGTGGTCAAAATGATGATGATGAGATGAAAGCTGCCCTAGAAATCTTCTACAATGACTACTCCATCAAGTTCAACCTGGAACATGCCTGGAGGGAGCTGAGACATGACAAGAAATGGTGTTCCACCTATCTGGCTAAGGACAGTGTGAAGGAAAAGCTCAAACAAGTGTTGGAGGTTGACGGAGAAGAGGCAATGGGTAGACCTGTTGGGGTGAAGGCTGTTAAAGCTGCTAGTAAGAGGAAGAAGAGTGCTAAAGAAGAGGAGTTGTCAAAGTTACAAGGCCTGTTTGAAATCAAACAGAAAATCTCTAACCAGAAACTGTTTGATCGTTTACTTGTCAAAAAAGAGCCACTCTCTGAGATGGAAATATCTCTTAAACTCAAACTTATGTCTGAGATGTTATGATGTTATATGTTCAGTTTAAGGTATTAATGTTGTTTTGAGTAGTTATTACTATTATACTTTGCTAACTCTTGTAAACAGGGTCAATAGAAGGACACTGTCTTTTCACTCACAGGTGCATTTGGAGTAGTGTGAAAGTGTTTTGTTGTTACAGGGAAAGTGTTTTGTTGTTTAGGACATGTGAACCAAGTCACGGGTTCTTCTGTTTCACCTACCATCAGTCTCCATTCTATAAGTTAATGTCAAGCGTCTGTTTATCTAGCTATCTCCTTTGCTTTGTTTCTTCCTCATCAGAACTTGTAATATTTTGCTACTATTTCCTTTGCTTTGTTTCTTCCTCATCAGAAGTTGTAATATTTTGCTACTAAAAACCTCATGCACTTCTGTAAGTTAACGGTAATATTTTGCTAAGAATATCTTTGATTATCTTTATGCCTTTCAATTATCAGTTAAGTGTTTATCATCAAGAACACACAAGTATTGTTGCTCACTGCTATCATGGTCAAACAAATAGAGCGGACTATGAAGAATATTAGTTAAGTGTTTATCATTTGTATGTTCTCCAAACCGCTTGGCTTTATATTTTTTTTAATAATTGTCGAAAAAAATGATGAGAAATGTCTAAACCGTTTGGCTTTATATTTTTTTTTATTTCAAGGAGAGATACCTAAAATGTTATCATCTTCATCTGATGAACTCGAAGAAAGATTGAACGAAGCTTTCGACGATATCTTCGAAGATACATACAACAACATAGTGGAGGCCCAAACCAATAAGAAGGAAACATGCTTATATAGAACAAAACCGTGAAGCAGGACACAACCGTTTATGGAATGACTACTTCAACAAAGATTCGACATTCTCGACACTTTTATTCAGACGCCGTTTCCGCATGAATAAGGAATTATTCATGCGTATTGTCCATGGCCTCTCAGAGGACGTTCCATTCTTTCGACAAAGTAGAGATGCAACCGGGAGGTTTGGTCTTTCTCCACTACAAAAATGTACGGTAGCAGTTCGTCTGCTTGCTTATGGTTCTGCGGCTGACACGATAGACGAATATCTCCGACTTGGTGAAAGCACGGAACTTTCGTGTTTACATAATTTCACTGAAGGAATAATACAATTATTTGGAGATGAGTATCTACGAAAACCCACACCAGAGCATCTTCAACGACTACTCGATATTGGAGAGAAACACGGGTTTCCTGGGATGGTAGGAAGCATTGACTGTATGCATTGGGAGTGGAAAAATTGTCCAACCGCTTGGAAAGGACAGTACGCATGTGGATCAGGAAAACCGACAATTGTCTTAGAGGCTGTAGCTTCACAAGATCTTTGGATATGACACGTTTTTTTTGTCCTCCATGTACCTTAAACGATATTAATGTCCTCGATCGGTCTCCTGTTTTTGGTGACATTTTACAAGGTTGAGCTCCTAGGTTAGAGTATGTGGTCAACGGACACATGTATAAGTTGGCGTACTACCTCACAGACGGTATACATCCAAAATGGTCAACATTTATCCAATCTATCTCACACCCTCAAGGTCCTAAAGCAGAGTTATTTGCTAAAGTTCAAGAAGCAACCCGAAAATATGTGGAGCGGGCTTTTGGAGTATTGCAAACTCGATTTGCGATTGTGAAAAACCCCGCTCTTTCATTGGACAAAGAAAAGATAGGGAAGATTATGACAGCATGCATCATATTACACAATATGATAGTCGAAAATGAACGAGATGGATACACTTGGTACGATATATCTGAATTTGAAGAAGGAGACGTCACCAGAAGTTCACGGGTGGATACTGACAGGCCTACAAATATCGCTAATATGCTTGGCATTCAGAATGATGTTCGCGAGAAGCGTATACATGAACAATTGAAAAATGATTTAATTGAAAATATTTGGAACAAATTTGGTGATGAAAATTAATAATTATTGTATCTTTATATTTAATCATGCAATAAATAAAAAAATTTAATTTCACTTCTTTTAAAATTTATTATTTTTTTATTCCTAAGAACTCCAAATTGGAGAACATCATTGCACATACAATTTTGATTAGAGTCCTTAACTATTCAAACAAAAAAAATTAAAAAAAAAATAGTTTGATAATGCTAAAGACTCCATTGGTGGTAACACCGCTGAGGGTGCATATCCGTTAAAGGAA
Proteins encoded:
- the LOC106308908 gene encoding uncharacterized protein LOC106308908; this translates as MEKDYSYNQPSSSDEYDITSLLQAEAEMYADEAESSYNIAEPVQYPPQPEADDGIPTTCYCGGEPVVATSYTPKDPGRRYFTCDNVDDGDCHVRKWWDVAVMEEMSDFQTQLRQLKDQGNESEEKLVKLEKTVCELSKKKSRVTNGFELVVCLMVCVLVLIGLVVMKSFKGFKRECLTSRVSVSKDLVVSNEQKAGAFWKRIQDYYNASPHLRSGQNDDDEMKAALEIFYNDYSIKFNLEHAWRELRHDKKWCSTYLAKDSVKEKLKQVLEVDGEEAMGRPVGVKAVKAASKRKKSAKEEELSKLQGLFEIKQKISNQKLFDRLLVKKEPLSEMEISLKLKLMSEML